One segment of Ricinus communis isolate WT05 ecotype wild-type chromosome 8, ASM1957865v1, whole genome shotgun sequence DNA contains the following:
- the LOC8280276 gene encoding AP2-like ethylene-responsive transcription factor At1g16060: MAKISQQRQRNNSNNTNTSAKTGTNPSSTKAKRTRKTVPRDSPPQRSSIYRGVTRHRWTGRYEAHLWDKNCWNESQNKKGRQVYLGAYDDEEAAAHAYDLAALKYWGQDTILNFPLSTYEEELKEMEGQSKEEYIGSLRRKSSGFSRGVSKYRGVARHHHNGRWEARIGRVFGNKYLYLGTYATQEEAATAYDMAAIEYRGLNAVTNFDLSRYIKWLRPNNPQENPTSDANPMPNPTQDLGLTFTAHHQSSTATAETTMPLPTCGGGGGGSASSALGLLLQSTKFKEMLERTSANDCPMTPPESEPPRRSFPDDIQTFFDCQDTGSFTEGDDIIFGELDAFASPIFHCELND, encoded by the exons ATGGCGAAGATCTCACAACAAAGGCAAAGGAACAACAGCAATAACACTAATACTAGTGCAAAAACTGGCACCAACCCTTCTTCAACCAAGGCTAAACGAACTAGAAAAACTGTCCCTAGAGACTCTCCTCCTCAACGTAGCTCCATTTACAGGGGTGTTACAAG GCATCGATGGACCGGACGGTATGAGGCTCATTTGTGGGACAAGAATTGCTGGAATGAATCACAAAACAAGAAAGGAAGACAAg TATATCTAG GTGCatatgatgatgaagaagctGCTGCACATGCCTATGACTTGGCAGCATTAAAGTACTGGGGGCAAGATACCATCCTTAATTTCCCA TTGTCAACTTATGAAGAGGAGCTCAAAGAGATGGAGGGTCAATCAAAAGAAGAGTATATTGGATCCTTGAGGAG GAAGAGCAGTGGTTTCTCTCGTGGGGTGTCCAAATATAGAGGTGTTGCAAG ACACCATCATAATGGAAGATGGGAGGCTCGAATTGGAAGAGTTTTTGGTAACAAATACCTCTACCTTGGAACATACG CCACTCAAGAGGAGGCAGCTACAGCTTATGACATGGCAGCTATAGAGTACCGTGGACTTAATGCCGTTACAAATTTTGACCTTAGCCGTTACATCAAATGGCTCCGTCCTAATAACCCTCAAGAAAACCCTACTTCTGATGCTAATCCTATGCCAAACCCTACTCAAGATCTTGGATTAACTTTCACAGCCCACCACCAAAGCTCAACCGCCACAGCGGAAACCACCATGCCTCTGCCAACATGTGGTGGCGGAGGCGGTGGCTCGGCTTCATCTGCATTAGGGCTTTTGTTGCAGTCAACGAAGTTCAAGGAAATGCTAGAAAGAACATCAGCCAATGATTGCCCTATGACACCACCCGAGTCTGAACCGCCTCGTCGGAGCTTCCCGGATGACATTCAGACTTTCTTCGATTGTCAAGACACTGGCAGCTTCACGGAGGGTGATGACATAATATTTGGAGAACTAGATGCATTTGCTTCACCTATTTTTCATTGTGAACTTAATGATTAG
- the LOC8280277 gene encoding tubby-like protein 8, whose translation MADVKKPTALTQSSYNSLYFNPLTESKHQHSCSEGDLASAFTDNKENNHPIFGIDNKENARPTNSKPLSTNGSVAVMPKKLSSNMKSLSTGRVFKPSSLQCCMQMNEPEKVFKSILWDPVESENSTSSLKIWDFSDSEAAPASSWSILPNRALLCRPLPLDIGRCTCVIVKEALPEGLNGGSVYSLYTNEGQGRQDRKLAIAHHKRRNGKSVYTIAQNIKGVLSSSDDSFLGSITANFMGSKYHIWDQGSRLNSPSKQRNPLLSVVTFVPTVTTCMGSYRSMRVYIPKHQSMLLKNTAQMQHINGLPKDWEGKVEKVHQLHSRSPNYNNFSRQYELDYRDRGRAGLRIQRSVKNFQLTLEENGKQTILQLGRVGKSKFVMDFRYPLTGYQAFCICLASVDSKLCCTV comes from the exons ATGGCTGATGTCAAGAAACCAACTGCTTTAACTCAATCTTCATACAATTCCCTTTACTTCAATCCTTTAACTGAGTCCAAACACCAGCATAGCTGCAGTGAAGGAGACTTAGCTTCAGCTTTTACTGATAACAAAGAGAATAACCATCCAATCTTTGGCAttgataataaagaaaatgcaagGCCCACAAACTCTAAACCCTTATCTACAAATGGGTCTGTTGCTGTTATGCCAAAGAAGTTATCATCAAATATGAAATCTTTGTCTACTGGCAGAGTTTTTAAGCCATCTTCTTTGCAGTGTTGTATGCAGATGAATGAGCCTGAAAAGGTTTTCAAATCTATATTATGGGATCCTGTTGAGTCTGAGAACTCAACTTCTTCCTTGAAAATTTGGGATTTTTCTGATTCTGAGGCTGCTCCTGCTTCTTCTTGGTCTATATTGCCTAATAG GGCATTGCTATGTAGGCCTTTGCCATTGGACATAGGTAGGTGTACCTGTGTCATTGTGAAAGAAGCACTACCAGAAGGATTAAATGGGGGTTCAGTGTACTCACTGTATACAAAT GAAGGACAGGGACGACAGGATCGGAAACTAGCTATAGCTCACCACAAGCGGCGCAATGGAAAGTCAGTATATACTATAGCTCAGAACATCAAGGGAGTTCTGTCTAGTTCTGATGATAGTTTTCTTGGAAGTATAACAGCTAACTTCATGGGTTCCAAGTATCACATATGGGATCAG GGTAGCCGCCTGAATTCGCCATCTAAGCAGCGTAATCCACTTCTGAGTGTTGTTAC ATTCGTGCCCACTGTAACCACATGCATGGGGAGTTATAGAAGCATGAGAGTTTACATACCTAAGCACCAGTCAATGCTGCTAAAGAACACAGCTCAG ATGCAACACATTAATGGTCTGCCCAAGGATTGGGAGGGGAAAGTGGAGAAAGTACATCAGCTACATTCAAGAAGTCCAAACTACAATAAT TTTTCAAGGCAATATGAGTTGGACTACAGAGACAGGGGCAGAGCTGGACTTAGAATCCAAAGATCAGTGAAAAATTTCCAACTGACATTGGAG GAGAATGGGAAGCAGACAATTTTGCAGCTTGGAAGGGTGGGGAAGTCAAAGTTTGTGATGGATTTCAG ATATCCTTTAACAGGTTATCAAGCGTTTTGCATATGCTTGGCTTCAGTTGATTCAAAACTTTGTTGCACAGTTTAA